From the Actinopolymorpha singaporensis genome, the window ACGCGCGAGCGAGAAGGTGTTCCCGTCGCCGCCGCGGCCCGGCAGTTCGCCGAGGACGGCTTCACCATCATCCGGTCGCTGTTCTCCCCCGAGGAGATCGCCGAGATCCAGGACGAGTTCACCGCGCTGCACGCGCGCGGCCCCGTGCCCGGCCACTTCGAGCCGCGGCCCAACCCGCCCGGTGAGCCGACGGACGTGCTGCGCGAGTACCCCCGGGTGATGCACCCGCACAAGATCAGTGCCGTCGCCAGGCAGTACCTCCTCGACGCGCGCCTGCGGGTGATCCTCAGCTACCTGCTCGACGAGGAGCCGCTGGCCGCGCAGAGCATGTTCTACTTCAAGCCGCCGGGCGCGCGCGGACAGGCGCTCCACCAGGACAACTTCTACCTGCGCGTCGAGCCGGGCACCTGTGTGGCGGCATGGGTCGCCTGCGACGTGATCGACCGGGACAACGGCGGGCTCGAGGTCGTACCCGGCACTCACCGGATGGACGTGTTCTGCCCCGAGGACGCCGACCCCGAGGTGTCGTTCACCAAGGAGTACGTCCCGCCGCCGCCCGGCCTCGCCGCCGTGCCCGTCGACCTGCAGCCCGGCGACGTGCTGTTCTTCAACGGCAGCCTGGTGCACGGTTCGGGACCGAACACCACCACCGACCGGTTCCGGCGTTCGTTCATCTGCCACTACGTCGGCCGGGACTCCTGCGAGCGGATCTCGCCGTGGTACGCCACGCTCACCATGGACGGCGACCCGGTGGAGCTGCCGGAGAGCCTCGGCGGCGGCCCCTGCGGCACAGAGACCGACACCGCCGGCCCGCACTAGCCGGCCCGGACAGGGGCAGCCGGGACCAAGCCACTTCGCAACCTGTCCCTGCTCCGGCATCATCGGTGACATGGCGACCGGCCCAGAACAGGTGACCGAGCAGGCGACCGAGTCAGGCAGCGCGCAGGTGACCGAGCCGCTGCCGGC encodes:
- a CDS encoding phytanoyl-CoA dioxygenase family protein; amino-acid sequence: MTDVRTSAPAAPTREREGVPVAAAARQFAEDGFTIIRSLFSPEEIAEIQDEFTALHARGPVPGHFEPRPNPPGEPTDVLREYPRVMHPHKISAVARQYLLDARLRVILSYLLDEEPLAAQSMFYFKPPGARGQALHQDNFYLRVEPGTCVAAWVACDVIDRDNGGLEVVPGTHRMDVFCPEDADPEVSFTKEYVPPPPGLAAVPVDLQPGDVLFFNGSLVHGSGPNTTTDRFRRSFICHYVGRDSCERISPWYATLTMDGDPVELPESLGGGPCGTETDTAGPH